CTTGTACACTGGGTTTGCATGCTTCGTAGACAGATAAGTCTTTCTTTCTCATcaccattttctttaattaaatatgttactattctttcaaaattataatttttagatgAATGCACTTGCTAGGTAAGTAAGTTGTAGGTGTACtatatgtagttttttttttttaagttaatcaACATGTCTGTTGAATGCATGATGCAGAAAAGAGGCACGCAATAAAATGGATAAGAGTGAAAGCTGACCTACTCTCTCTATACTACTCATCAATAATACTTATGAAACCGACGACAACTTATCTCATAATTATCAAAACACTTATactaattaaagaattaatttaaataaaaaaacttattgaataattaattacattttttatGTCCATAATGTGGTGTACAGTTGTGatctcttaaaattatattagctTAGAATAATTGAAaaagttttgttacgtacaaacAAAATcgcgtattaatactgattcttttatattcaaaatttaaattagtactgtttttaataaaatttattttttgaccaatcacattaggttgatgcacatattagtgtgcagttatacttgtaactagatttttcataattgaaataatttgataagtaagagaaataatatatagtctattcaacttttaatcaaatggaaaagttaaaatataaataatatttttgagatcAAAAGTCATTTGAtttattgaaattgataaaCTAGCTTATATATGCGACAAATTTTGTCGAGAACTTTATgaactattattggttttattggGTTCTAAGGTTTTGTGATTTCTCCATAAATTTATACACAAAATCATTGTAAGAATTAATTAGTTTTAGCATTCAATAGAAATCAATATGTAATTCATGTACCTGCATGATACCCATTTATGATGTGTACGTGATCAACATATATTAACCGTAGATGTTGTTAATACTTAGGTATAACTTTTTATTCTTCCATATTTCTTGTCTTCCACATGGAGGAAAAAATTGAGAGAAACTGAGATAAATGTCAAAAACATTCAACTGGATATACGTGCTCTATCCTTAAACTTGAAaataagttttcacaaaaataattatactcaACCATTCCatcaagatgctcaaatttcacaaaatcttAAAGATAGTGTCAATTATTAGAAAATTTAGCTAGCAACATCCTAATACAAGTATTTTTCTATAGTTGgtatttactatttaatattagtAGATCATCTAATATGTATATTTgtgtattattttgtttataaatttgattatctGTGATATTTATTCcttagatatatttttattattaccagtcataaatgcacattattattttttattttctcaattcaaaattaccCATTCGTTTATAATTTACTATCATTTTAATCAAGCTTATATCCATAACTAATTTTCACAATCTGTCTAATTTTTGTAGTATTATTTAATTCCATGATGGGTATAACTTTGAATATAGTTTATTTgtactaacatatatatattatatgtctcTCACAACACTTTTTATTTGTAAAGGTTGGCTTTCTGGGTATCAATgtgcttttaattttaaaatcagtgggtatttcttttttatatattttgttcagAAATAACAGAAAAGGGTGGAAGATAATTTGATCTCACCATCCATAATTTGTATTGATTTGctatgttttgaattttttgaatttatattatttacttttctattGGTCATACACAAGCATTAAATTTATATCATGTAGGAGCATTTGCCATATTTAGAGAACATTGCAACACAAACTTTACAAAGAGGTAATTCAACTTggtgcattaattaattttttgtaaaaaatcatattatttgtaTTAAAAATCTTGTCTTATCTAACTAagcaaacgtgctttgcacgttactctgacctggtgtgtgtgtgtatatattgactcaaaaaaaaaatttctgttttTCTAATTATTGCTTATGTCTAGTCCAAAAATAACTAGATGTGTTGTATTGAATAAATGAACAGATAGAATTGAATgtgatgaatatatataaatagatctAGTCCATTCATTTGCAAATACTCGCCAGtggaaggaaaatgatagggggtatataatttttttattctcttttcctttctttttcttttttatttttttcccaatatacgcacaaaataatataataaaaaacttcaaTGCAAAACACCAAGACCCAAGACTGAAATTCCATTCACCTTCAAAAGCATAGATGTTATTGGCACTCAAGATTACTCACTCTAATGAATCAATCTATTCCCACATTTCTGCAACACAGCTAAAGCATATAGCCAATTGAGAATGATCTCTTCTTGTGCTGTTCTAGACAGACATGTGAAAAGGATTTCTAGTTACAATCTCAGGTAGGCTTGCTTGAATGGAGAGGTATTCAGGCACATACTTAAACAAGGACAGAAAATCAAACCATCAAAATATAGATTAATATACCCCAACTCCACTATAGATAAAAGTAGATGCTAGATAATTGAATGAACATTCCTCCTCTCACCCGTACCATTCTTTATACAATCTTATCATGATCTAAAGAGAGAATTCATAGCCAGTATTCTGCATATAGAATAACCTCATTTTTACACTCCCTCCTGAACAAAGAATTGTTGGAACTGGAAGTCCCACCTTTCTCTCTTTCAACTAGTAGAAGTATGGGATCACTGTAAAAAAACATCGATAGAGAAGCCTCAATCTGGACTAAGAAAATCAAGGAATAAGATATTTCATATGGGGGCTATTTGAGACAACAGGGTATGGGAAAGAATGATTAGACAAAGGCatcaaggatttttctttttcttttcttttttttttttaaatgtgaagATTTGCAAAGTTTTTGTTTAGGATCTCCGTCCCCTTCAAACTACTTGGAAAATAAACGACCCTCTTTAAGGCCTGGCATTTGAAACCCCATAAGTCCACCATCTGTTGTATAACTGGAATTCCTGTTGAAGTTGTTGGCAACATATTGCTCGGATAATGCATAGTTTTCCCCAGAGAATCTTATTGCTCCTCCATCCATCCTTAGACCCAATAGATTGTAGTTTTCTTGGGGTACACTTTTCGAACCAAGTTGACTTGAGGTGTTAAAGCCACCGTCCATACCCTGAACAAGTGGAACTGGGAATCCAGTTCCCATGCTTGAGATTGGGGTGCTGTTTTGGTTGAGACATTCTATAATGCTAGAACCTGTTTGAGCAAAGCTTCCAAgtctttcttcttgctgcatGTCAGGAAAGTAGTCACAATAAGCACTTGAATCAATCATTAGATTTGCGTTTTCTGAATTCAAAGCCCTCCAATTCCCAACAGTTATTGGGTTAACATAATCGTATGAAGAAGTCTCAAGCCTGTAATTCTCAGCACAGGGCTCTCTTAGGATAGCCGGTAATGTCAAATACATAGAAGAAGCTACCTTATCAGAGGAATTCGATGGAAATTTCTGGTTATCAGGAAATCCCAACCTTTCTCCTTTGGCCTTTTCAGTTGATGGAAGAAATCCAGCAGCTTGGACATAACCAACTTGATCTTCAAGTGCTTTTGAGCAATTATTAGAATCAGCCACCCTCCTGCCTTTTAAGGATCTCTCTGAAGAGCCATCATTGCAGTTTGGAGCTCTTAAGCCTAACACTACATTCTTCTGATGTTGCGCTTGGACGGAGGGACCAGACTGAAATTTTTCCATGACAGATGACACCAATCTTGTTTCTCCATTTTCCTTGATTCTTGGAGCCATAGGTCCAATAGTATTGCGACAAGTAGTTCGATCTTCAGATGACTGATAGTGATTTACATAACCAGCTGCCTCATTGATATCACCAGACCTCTCTGCTGATCCATGATTGCAATTTTGATCTCTTATTCCAGACTTCAAATCTTTTTTACTCTGCATATAGTTTTTCTCATAGTTGTTTTCATGCCGCACTTGGATGTTCTCCTTGAAGTTGTTTGAATGCAGTGCTTGGGATTTTTCCTTGAAGTTGTTTTGACGCTGCACTTCAATGGACTCCTTCAAGTTGTTTTGATGTTGCACTGGGAGGGTCGCCTCAAAGTTGTGCTGCACTTGGACATTATCCTCAAATTTGTTTTGATGCTGTATTCGGTTGTTCTCCCTTCCATAACTGCCTTTTTTACGTTTTGGTTTTGAAGCAGTATCATCTGCCACCAGTTTTTGCATTTCTTCCCTCATCCATCTAAACAAATTTTCTCTCGTATCTTTAAGATCCTCTAGTAAGGACTCCATGAAGATTTTAACTTCACCCAGTGCATCCAGGTCAGAAGCACTagtttcattcttttttcttttaagttctTCATGAGAATCCCTGCTCATTGCATCATTAACCAAATTTTCCTTTATATTCCTTCCACTCTGTGTTTTTTCAGATTTCACATTTTTAATCTGAGCCCCAACGCCAGCAACGTTCTTGCCCTTCAGCTGAAATCTATTAGTATCTGTGGACTCATCATTTTTGTGAGAAGTAAAGCTGGAGACTAGTTTATGCTTCTTCAGAACCTGCTGACTACTTGAACTTGATTTGGACTCTTCACTTGAAGAATCAAGCTCCTTGTCTCTCCTAACCTCCCACCTCTGCTGAAATTTCAGTGTGTCTCCAATATTAGAGCTTGGGGGCATCATTAAAATTAGAGCTTTACAGAGTTGGAAATACTACTACCTACAGGATGGGTTTTTGGAGAAGCTCCAGCTTAAAATGCTTCAATTGATTTCTTGAAGCACGAGAGCTGCTAAACAGAACTACTTCCACCCAAATTGGAGCTCAAACTCATTTCACGGTCAAATCAGTGATGTAGCACCACATCTTGTGAACAAAATTTCAGCGAAGTGCCCCCAAGGAAGTCACAATTTTCTTCTATCTTGCAAAGGAACAACCACAAATAAATTAGAATGATTGAGGGGATAGGAACATAGCATGCATAAAAAGTTTCTCACTAAAAAGAATTAGAACCCACGAGGGAAATCCTTTAACCACAAATAAATTACACATAATTTAACCCACAAATTGATATGGTTTAATGTGACACGCCAGATTATAAAggtacttttattataaaaatagatttaaataatCCTAAGAAGCAAAGTCAGTTTGTggatttacttttatgtaatttctttatatatgtaTCAATTCTCAACTCATAAACCAAGCCCcgagggagggagggggggtGTGCGAGGGGAGGGGAATTTGGAGCAATACAAGATTTCACTTCAGAGttgtacttttggatcatagagcaagaagaaaacaaagtccaattttatttttacaactgTCCAAACCAGATCAGCACCTAGAAATTAACAGAATTCATAGAAAACCCAGATGTAAAAGCAATGATACCTAACTCTTACAAGTTCAAAAGGCCAATATAACGCTTAGCCACAAAGCAAACAATCAAGACCAGAAAAGAATCCAAATAGTGAATTCTCATGTCAAAGCTTCTCAACAACAACATTCAAAAACCAATAACATATCACAAGAACCATAGAAAGAGCATCAACCAATTAGTTCAATTCAGAAAGAACATtactcttaaaaagaaaaactcaacaaggatataacaaaaaagtaataataggcACTAAGCTCTAAACAgaagaaaatttcaaatatgATCTCAGATAACCAGAAACTCAATCAAAAGACAGCATCTAACGATGCATAAAATATGcaaaagtattaaaaagaaCATCTAATAAGCAAAAAGTTATGAGGATCAGTTTTGGagattcatatttttctaaCCATTTATCAGCGGATGAAATTCGGTGCGAAGCAAGAAGTTCCCATCCAGCCATCCTCATGAGTCATGGCCAAAACCTCTATTTCTCAGTGGagaatttttttccccttcctgtacttatttatttaccaGCTAGGACTCTCCAAAAGGTATAAACAATACATTTTGTGCTGTCTGTGTAAATGTTGTTTCCATGTTTGCAGAATGAATTGCCGTATCTGGAGAGTCAGTGAGTTGGGTGGAGAGTGGCAGAGAGAGTTATGGAGATTTCTCTCTTTCCAATAAGTTGGTCTAGTGAATGATTGCTAAGTTAATCATCAATggcttttttaattattcttcgtccgaaaagttttatttttattttttgtacgcTCAAATTCTCaaccccaccaaatcccagtACTTTCATACAAGAAACCTTCTTGTTTGATCTCTCCTGCTATTTTCCGTTTGccgtttgtttttgtttttttgggtatgattaaaaaattagtaattatataagaatttctaataataaaagcATAGGCCATGcataattaaatatatctaataattttctattttcaacAATATTGCCATAAATTTCTTCTTCCATATTGGTTCAGTTTTCCTCAGGCCGGTCTGAATTTATTGCAAATAAAAAACCGCTTTAGGATACAATTAAAAGGTATCATTGTCttctttatgaaaaattgaataCCATATGTAATTAATTAGACATTAtgggaaaataattttatgcattaaattatcacttaaaattacattccaaaatactaaaattattaAGCTATACCTAacctgtcttttttttttttttctattttcaacaATATTGCCATAAATTTCTTCTTCCATATTGGTTCAGTTTTCCTCAGGCTGGTCTGAATTTACTGCAAATAAAAAACCGCTTTAGGATACAATTAAAAGGTATCATTGTCttctttatgaaaaattgaataCCATAGGTAATTAATTAGACATTAtgggaaaataattttatgcattaaattatcacttaaaattacattccaaaatactaaaattattaATCTATACCTAacctgtcttttttttttttggcaatgcTAAATTGTACTCACAAAAAACCTaacttgtcttttttttttattaatttgataaTATACAAATAATGTTACCTACAGTCGTGAAATACGTAAATATTTatagtcgctttaaaaaaatgtaaaatttgttattaaaaaattaattttttaatataaatttcgtatttattcacttttttaaattaattatactttatttacaaattcataattataactattatttttcatatatatatatatatatatatttcaaacgaatatttatatgtaaccAAGCAAGAGGAATATTCTCTATTTTTGGTTACTAAAATTAGGACACGTTTTTACACGTGTCTTTTCCAtctaaatatgtatttattatgCACAGGCTACAGCTCAGTGCGTTATTTTTTGAGTAGGTTTTCACGTTTTTACCAAAAAGATTTCTCACTTCTtaaattttctaattatattttatggatgttaaaaaaaaaaaaaaaatagcaccATTCAAGCGCTAGcatactttttaattcttttttttttttcattcttttcaatatatttaaatatttttaaaaaaataaaaaaataccaatacatttaaaattaatttttttaattattaaataaaaaattttcaaaatggtCAAATGGTGCAGTCAATATTGGGAGGCATATtagcttttttcaaaaaatgttgGATGACATCCTTTCATCGTACTACATCAAATAGATTAACGGTATCTTTGTCACGTGATTGAGGGGGTGCAGCATGTATAAGTCCTCAACCaatcaactaaaaaaaaaaatccgaaaaGAATTGTTACatcagtttaaaaaataataataataaaaacttttaGAAATAATGTatataaagaaaatgttttagtcagaaataagtttcataaaaataaactaaacaacTAAcgtgttttaaaaataatagcacttctcatatataaaataatagcaatcaaataagagaaaaaagaaaagaaaaatttatgatGAAAGGTGGTGGTGTACTCCTTCCTCTCTTTGTGAATactttttttcccaaaaaaaaaaaaaaaaaatggtaagaaTCCTTTGCCTACATGGCAACAGTACTACCATATGGTACAAAACACCTGCTACAAAATTTCACATTCAACCAAAGTTTTTGAGtttttatgaagttttgagGTGaggattttgagttttaaaaaaataatactaaaatattatattttaataatattattattattttaaaatttgaaaaaattaagacaattttaaattatttattatattttatattaaaatttaaaaaaaatataataataagataaaaattttgaatttgaaatgtaaattttgttatGCTAAACGGAATTTAGAATCACAAAGATCCAGCAGCGAGGAATAAAAGTCAACATCATATCCATTCAAGAATGCTTTTGATAATCGCAAACGTCAGTAAAGCATCACTAAGATCAATCAGGCATCAACCACCTCTGCTATTACTAAGCATTAGCTACTCACATCAGAACTCAGCAATCAACATTACATGGCTATAGTTACAGCAACCAGCTAAACAAATCCTTTGTCAGCACCACATCCATTAACCAACCTACTAGAGTGCAAAGAAAAGAGGACAAGTACAAGTTATTGGGATCAGAGAACTAGCTTTCAAAATCAGCTACTAGGCGGGGTAACGGCACGCCATCGCTTAAATTACTAAATGGTGTATTCGAACAGGCAGATTACTATAGTTCATTTCACTAATTTCATCTACTTGGTATTGTTGTGTCCACTAAAGCTTTTATTATCTCATATTACATATGTAAGGGCAATGCCCACTAAAGTTCAGTTTGGTAATACAGAtgagattaaattttttttttaaaaagttgaataaaatattattata
This Carya illinoinensis cultivar Pawnee chromosome 11, C.illinoinensisPawnee_v1, whole genome shotgun sequence DNA region includes the following protein-coding sequences:
- the LOC122281919 gene encoding uncharacterized protein LOC122281919, which codes for MMPPSSNIGDTLKFQQRWEVRRDKELDSSSEESKSSSSSQQVLKKHKLVSSFTSHKNDESTDTNRFQLKGKNVAGVGAQIKNVKSEKTQSGRNIKENLVNDAMSRDSHEELKRKKNETSASDLDALGEVKIFMESLLEDLKDTRENLFRWMREEMQKLVADDTASKPKRKKGSYGRENNRIQHQNKFEDNVQVQHNFEATLPVQHQNNLKESIEVQRQNNFKEKSQALHSNNFKENIQVRHENNYEKNYMQSKKDLKSGIRDQNCNHGSAERSGDINEAAGYVNHYQSSEDRTTCRNTIGPMAPRIKENGETRLVSSVMEKFQSGPSVQAQHQKNVVLGLRAPNCNDGSSERSLKGRRVADSNNCSKALEDQVGYVQAAGFLPSTEKAKGERLGFPDNQKFPSNSSDKVASSMYLTLPAILREPCAENYRLETSSYDYVNPITVGNWRALNSENANLMIDSSAYCDYFPDMQQEERLGSFAQTGSSIIECLNQNSTPISSMGTGFPVPLVQGMDGGFNTSSQLGSKSVPQENYNLLGLRMDGGAIRFSGENYALSEQYVANNFNRNSSYTTDGGLMGFQMPGLKEGRLFSK